The following coding sequences are from one Schizosaccharomyces osmophilus chromosome 1, complete sequence window:
- the rng10 gene encoding cytoskeleton adaptor for Rga7 GTPase activator Rng10, which yields MTRNSMEEVKKKETANTGNGGLRRHISGRWISNVPSYEGNEWSSEESDPEENESNPTSADSLANLKSKEGTKHELEDQISEVSEEDEEEEEDDDSGDDTSDDDYGFDESSTFIYRKEASGSQETLATKHVTADESAKVWAEKRRLLLQRLGKNPDSKPADYTATYMSANVKQSASPLAENRMFGREAAAGPFTALNDAASATSHMSSQNQNGPFGDKSKDATNDAFEGDQTDKLSPSISQGTEKKLSSSFFHPPTENTTYKPVQDETVHHEQYFERPLDTTNSSQAESYFENPYSARSINQKQPIEQMKYSESKSTIAEKGGEDVSKDSESSDDTPSLALHHPESETPQYIQSESDDSFALPAMKVEENRNNKELDNDSGLENLEKPTIETSNPVLESPVPKTFEDKFFQKEDDLNVPLVESPEQSSMAFNEVAETSVGSNAEIISAPSSENDDASKDQDNGTHYPESPFLYSPHKYGEDRRFESDAASTSDYENSSHDAAASSGEEVMSTHSRILESSDDNSSVFTKDDAVDPPLNHPLYTLVGKTESNSNVFKSNAEKTVSDLKIHENGNLPLTEKKASVFNTGSLSETMSINSKASKLPDNESNENNESLENLYNYLSDETDRNVSKLNANDPFWSEGLQDDSQGVRATESTTSFHDHLPTIKEVDAGSAVPDSSNLIADKNNDKGDTLSLPNVSEGSRRTSINTEELEAAALTRGSLPSIPAKTNEKESVKPPESTPAVNPRNKTDQISKTPQLKKPESEKNSGKVTHDKSLLYFASLEAFVKSPLISIKEVNSLGSTDHRCNFFNRKIEELRNYDSGLDSWIASSQGNKEDVTSSKTFSKPVQMDYNKKYPARAASPAKSSGSIKHNIAAEARRKSKSAANDFLQIFKKKGKIDTDNTLKDSRDSKDIKGKKKLFAKKIGFKS from the coding sequence atGACCCGTAATTCAATGGAGgaagttaaaaaaaaggaaactgCAAACACCGGAAATGGAGGGCTACGTCGCCATATCTCCGGTAGGTGGATATCCAATGTTCCTAGTTATGAAGGAAATGAATGGAGTAGCGAAGAATCAGATCCAGAAGAGAATGAGAGCAATCCCACGAGTGCCGATTCACTCGCAAATCTGAAATCTAAGGAGGGGACTAAACACGAGCTTGAGGATCAGATTTCAGAGGTTTCggaggaagatgaagaggaagaagaggatgatGACTCTGGTGATGATACGTCTGACGACGATTACGGATTTGACGAATCCTCAACTTTTATATATCGCAAAGAAGCATCTGGTAGCCAAGAAACTCTTGCTACAAAACATGTCACAGCTGATGAAAGTGCAAAGGTGTGGGCTGAAAAACGTAGATTGTTGTTGCAGCGACTAGGAAAGAACCCAGATTCTAAGCCTGCCGATTATACAGCAACGTACATGTCTGCAAACGTAAAACAGTCTGCTTCACCCTTAGCTGAAAACAGAATGTTCGGAAGAGAAGCAGCGGCTGGTCCATTTACCGCATTAAACGACGCAGCATCAGCCACATCACATATGTCTtcccaaaaccaaaatggGCCATTTGGTGATAAAAGTAAAGATGCTACCAACGATGCATTTGAAGGAGATCAAACAGACAAACTTTCGCCTTCTATTTCTCAAGGTACCgaaaaaaaactttcttcatcatttttcCATCCACCTACGGAAAATACTACTTACAAACCTGTGCAGGATGAAACTGTTCATCATGAACAATATTTTGAGCGACCCTTAGATACCACCAACTCTTCCCAAGCAGAATCATACTTTGAAAATCCTTACTCTGCTCGAAGCATTAATCAGAAACAACCCATTGAGCAAATGAAGTATTCCGAATCTAAGTCAACAATTGCTGAAAAGGGAGGTGAAGATGTTTCCAAGGATTCTGAAAGTTCTGATGATACACCTTCTTTAGCTTTGCATCACCCCGAAAGCGAAACCCCTCAATATATACAATCAGAGAGTGatgattcttttgctttgccTGCAATGaaggttgaagaaaatcgAAATAATAAGGAGCTCGACAACGACTCTGGACTTGAGAACTTAGAAAAACCGACGATTGAGACTTCAAACCCCGTATTGGAAAGTCCAGTACCCAAGACTTTTGAGGATaagttttttcaaaaggaagaTGATCTGAATGTTCCATTAGTTGAGTCTCCCGAACAAAGCTCTATGGCTTTCAATGAAGTTGCTGAGACTTCCGTGGGTTCCAATGCAGAAATCATATCTGCTCCATCATCTGAAAACGATGATGCTTCAAAAGACCAGGATAATGGAACACATTATCCTGAATCTCCATTTCTATACTCTCCTCATAAATATGGAGAGGATCGTCGTTTTGAGAGCGACGCAGCTTCAACTTCAGATTATGAGAATAGTTCGCATGATGCGGCAGCTTCTTCTGGCGAAGAAGTAATGTCTACCCATTCCAGAATTTTAGAGAGTTCAGACGATAATAGCTCAGTGTTTACTAAAGATGATGCAGTTGATCCTCCTCTAAATCATCCTTTGTACACGCTGGTTGGCAAAACTGAGAGTAATTCTAACGTTTTTAAATCAAACGCCGAGAAGACTGTCTCAGATCTAAAAATTCATGAAAATGGTAATCTACCCTTAACAGAGAAAAAAGCCTCTGTATTTAATACTGGTTCCCTTTCTGAGACTATGTCAATAAACTCAAAAGCATCCAAGTTACCTGATAATGAATCAAACGAAAACAACGAGAGTTTGGAAAACTTATATAACTATTTGTCTGATGAGACCGATCGTAATGTTTCTAAATTAAACGCTAATGATCCATTTTGGTCTGAGGGTTTGCAAGACGATTCTCAAGGTGTAAGGGCTACCGAAAGTACAACTTCATTCCATGATCATTTACCAACCATAAAGGAAGTTGATGCTGGAAGTGCCGTTCctgattcttccaatttAATCGCTGATAAAAATAACGATAAAGGTGACACCTTGTCTTTGCCTAACGTCTCTGAAGGTAGCCGACGGACTTCCATAAATACAGAAGAATTAGAAGCAGCAGCTTTGACGAGAGGTTCATTACCATCAATTCCTGCTAAAACGAATGAGAAAGAGTCCGTTAAACCACCTGAAAGTACCCCCGCTGTTAATCCAAGGAACAAGACGGACCAGATATCGAAAACACCTCAGTTGAAGAAGCctgaaagtgaaaaaaattctgGAAAAGTTACACACGACAAAAGTCTTCTTTACTTCGCTTCCCTTGaagcttttgtaaaaagtCCTTTAATTTCAATTAAGGAAGTGAATAGTTTAGGATCTACAGACCATAGATGTAACTTTTTTAATCGCAAGATCGAGGAGTTACGAAACTACGATTCAGGTTTAGATAGTTGGATTGCATCTTCTCAAGGGAATAAGGAGGATGTAACTTCCTCAAAAACGTTTTCCAAACCTGTTCAGATGGATTACAATAAAAAGTACCCTGCTCGTGCTGCTAGTCCGGCCAAGTCGTCGGGATCCATCAAGCATAATATTGCAGCGGAAGCTAGAAGGAAGTCCAAATCCGCTGCTAACGATTTCCTACAaatttttaagaaaaagggaaagaTTGACACAGACAACACATTGAAAGATTCAAGAGATTCAAAAGACATAAAAggcaaaaagaagcttttcgCCAAGAAAATTGGATTTAAGTCTTAA